GAAATAGAAGGTTCCGGTGGTTTTACAAAGTTGTATGCACCATGTGCCGGAGTGGTGAAGGGTATCAATCCTCTGATAGAAAATCCTTCTCAAATGCAAGCTAATCAAGTTTGGGTATACAAATGTCATTTGAAAAGAGATCAATTGGAGAATTTGATGGGTGATCAGGAGTATGCTGATTACATCAAATAGGATTTTCCTTCTTTTGTGTTAAAATTTGTCTATCTCCACTCTTCAGCTTGCATCCTTTTCATATTTTGTCGTTATCCTTTTGTTATCTCTCCGTTCCTAGGGGCGAGTGGATAATGACGAATAACGAAGAGATAATGACACGTATGTAAGAGGAAGAGTGGAGATGGACAATTGTAAGTAGTCAGAAAGATTTACAACCGATATTATTCCCTAAATATTGCACGCAGCTGAGATATAGCTGACTTAAAGCCGAGATAAAGTCGAGTTGAGTCGTCTTTGTTAGTCCGGGTTTTCTTAATGTGTATTTTTTGACGGATGTTCACGTGCTTAAATGGGATAGAATACCGCTTTTATATTTATACTCCTTGTTTGTTGCCAAAAAGAGATATGTGAAGCCGATCGCAGAAACGCCACCCGTTCCGGATGCAATGTTCCAGAGTTTTGGGGATCGAGAGGCTTAATTCTTCGGGAGTGGCTCCCATCGGCATCAATAGGATATCTTCTTTTGCCCATCCATCCAGTTGTTTCAAAAGTGCCTGTATTTCGATCACGTCGTTTTCCCCGGAGTAAACGAATTTTAATTGAAAGTCTTTTTTGTTTTTACGGGCGTGTGTGATAAATGATTGTATAGCCGGGATATTAATGCGGGTCTTGTTGTGGTGGTCCGCGTGAGGTGCAGGGGGAACGGAGCCGGATAATTTGGGGGAAAGACTAAAAAAGTCGATCATCTCGGCACATTCTTCTACATAAAGCGTGGCGTTGGTTTCGACGGTAATATGAAAATGGCTCTCTTTTTTTAATTGTAAGCACAATGCCCGGACTTTATCCGCTTGCAAGAACGGTTCGCCACCCGTGATTACGATATGATCTATGTTTCCTCGGTTATGACTGATAATTCGCACGATCTCTTCCACGGGCAGGGAGAACGAATTCTCTACCTTAAAGGCAGCGTATGCCGTGTCGCATTCGCAAGTATTCCCGGCAAGTGTTTTCCACGTGCAATGGAGGTTACATCCGGCTAACCGAATAAACAGAGAAGGTATACCGTTTAATTTTCCCTCGCCCTGTATCGTTCCCGCAACGTGTAATCCAGAGGCGGGCACTTCCTTTAGCAATTTACCGTCCTTGTCTTTCGTGATCGGGAAAATACCATCCTTCGCCAAATGTAACATACGTGAGCTTTTTAATTTTTATCTTTTAGTTTTTATCTTTTATCTTATTCCTTCCCACCACTGCTCATTTTTCCATTCTTCCCGGATTGCCTCGGAAAAACGGATGTCGTGAACATTGAAATTCACGAGTTTCAGGTCTTCCCGGAAAGCCTCGGCATACCCGGTTGCCGTTTCATGTACCCGAACGGAGGAGAGTTGTACGTTTCCTTCCCCGTTTTTATGCTCCATGTTTTGCAGGATTTTGTCGATCAAGTAAAGGAATAACAATGCATATCCTTCAGCAGAAGGAGAGACGGGTATTTCAGCTACCCGGCGGTTGTATTTGTATACAAAAGTCTTCAACTCGTCGGATTCTTCCTGCCACAACGAGTAGGTATGGTCGAAACTATCCACGAGTTCCTTCACCTTATCCAGCAGTACGAAGTCCATCACCATGTATCCCCGGTCCAGCTTGTCGGACGTGATGAATACTTCCACGATATACGAATGTCCATGAATGTTCTCCCGGCAACGGTGTGAAGAACAATTCCGCACGATGTGTGCCCCCTCGAATTTGAATAACTTTCTGATTACCATTTATCAATTTTAAATTTTAAATCCTACTAATTTATTGATTTTAGATTTTAGATTTCCACCCACG
The window above is part of the Butyricimonas paravirosa genome. Proteins encoded here:
- a CDS encoding 6-pyruvoyl trahydropterin synthase family protein, with the translated sequence MVIRKLFKFEGAHIVRNCSSHRCRENIHGHSYIVEVFITSDKLDRGYMVMDFVLLDKVKELVDSFDHTYSLWQEESDELKTFVYKYNRRVAEIPVSPSAEGYALLFLYLIDKILQNMEHKNGEGNVQLSSVRVHETATGYAEAFREDLKLVNFNVHDIRFSEAIREEWKNEQWWEGIR
- a CDS encoding 7-carboxy-7-deazaguanine synthase QueE, with product MLHLAKDGIFPITKDKDGKLLKEVPASGLHVAGTIQGEGKLNGIPSLFIRLAGCNLHCTWKTLAGNTCECDTAYAAFKVENSFSLPVEEIVRIISHNRGNIDHIVITGGEPFLQADKVRALCLQLKKESHFHITVETNATLYVEECAEMIDFFSLSPKLSGSVPPAPHADHHNKTRINIPAIQSFITHARKNKKDFQLKFVYSGENDVIEIQALLKQLDGWAKEDILLMPMGATPEELSLSIPKTLEHCIRNGWRFCDRLHISLFGNKQGV